A single Elaeis guineensis isolate ETL-2024a chromosome 15, EG11, whole genome shotgun sequence DNA region contains:
- the LOC105032346 gene encoding arabinosyltransferase RRA3 — protein MAGRREAPLMRGNGPPSRGSRIAMAVAIGIILGCVFALLFPDGLFRSSSPSPSRNQHTAKLSQVNSAPCESLERTNILKSELASLSEKNAELKKQVRELTMKLQLAEQGKDQAQKQFLALGVQPKAGPFGTVKSLRTNPNVIPDESVNPRLAKILEKVAVQKELIVALANSNVREMVETWFENIKKVGIPNYLVVALDDEMENFCKSKEVPVYRRKPDEGIDSVGRTGGNHAVSGLKFRILREFLQLGYSILLSDVDIIYLQNPFNHLHRDSDVESMSDGHNNMTAYGYDDVFDEPKMGWARYAHTMRIWVYNSGFFYIRPTIPSIELLDRVASRLSRENAWDQQVFNEELFFPSRPGYDGLHASRRTMDMYLFMNSKVLFKTVRKDANLRKLKPVIVHVNYHPDKLRRMKAVVEFYVNGNQNALDPFPDGSE, from the exons ATGGCAGGGCGGCGGGAGGCCCCGCTGATGCGCGGCAATGGCCCGCCTTCTCGCGGATCTCGGATCGCCATGGCTGTTGCCATCGGCATCATTCTCGGATGCGTCTTCGCCTTACTCTTCCCTGACGGCCTCTTCCGCTCTTCTTCCCCATCTCCTTCTCGCAACCAGCACACCGCCAAATTGAGTCAG GTTAATTCAGCCCCATGTGAATCACTTGAGAGGACAAACATTTTGAAGTCAGAGTTGGCATCACTATCAGAAAAAAATGCAGAATTAAAGAAGCAGGTTAGGGAGCTAACTATGAAACTTCAATTGGCTGAGCAAGGAAAAGATCAGGCTCAGAAGCAGTTTCTAGCTTTAGGAGTCCAGCCTAAAGCAGGTCCTTTTGGAACTGTCAAGAGTTTGAGAACAAATCCAAATGTCATTCCCGATGAATCTGTGAACCCAAGATTGGCAAAGATACTAGAAAAGGTGGCTGTTCAGAAAGAGCTTATAGTTGCTCTAGCAAATTCTAATGTAAGGGAGATGGTGGAGACATGGTTTGAGAATATCAAAAAAGTGGGTATACCTAATTATCTAGTTGTAGCATTGGATGATGAGATGGAAAATTTCTGCAAATCTAAGGAAGTTCCTGTTTACCGAAGAAAACCTGATGAAGGCATAGATTCTGTTGGAAGGACTGGTGGGAACCATGCAGTGTCCGGATTGAAGTTCCGCATTTTGAGAGAATTTTTGCAGCTTGGTTACAGTATTCTTCTCTCAGATGTGGATATTATCTACTTACAGAATCCGTTTAATCATCTCCACAGAGATTCTGATGTGGAATCCATGAGTGACGGTCACAATAACATGACAGCTTATGGTTATGATGATGTCTTTGATGAGCCTAAAATGGGATGGGCAAGATATGCTCATACAATGCGGATTTGGGTTTACAATTCTGGTTTTTTCTATATCAGACCCACAATTCCTTCAATTGAGCTTTTGGATCGTGTAGCAAGCAGGTTATCTCGCGAAAATGCATGGGACCAGCAGGTCTTTAATGAAGAGCTTTTTTTCCCCTCACGCCCAGGATATGATGGGCTTCACGCATCAAGGAGAACCATGGATATGTATCTTTTTATGAACAGCAAAGTTCTTTTCAAGACGGTGAGAAAAGATGCTAATCTGCGCAAGCTAAAGCCTGTGATTGTTCATGTGAATTACCATCCAGATAAGCTCCGTAGAATGAAAGCTGTTGTGGAGTTTTATGTCAATGGAAATCAAAATGCACTGGATCCTTTCCCTGATGGTTCAGAGTAG